One Saccharopolyspora erythraea NRRL 2338 genomic region harbors:
- the alr gene encoding alanine racemase: protein MSDQHAHRADLRIDVDAIRHNVGVLAARAAGARTMVIVKSDGYGHGTVTVARAALEAGAGQIGVAALGEAVALREAGITAPLMCWLYSRGDDFAPALRHGVELSASSVRGLREIAATAAELGLVARLHLKIDTGLCRSGCPEAEWPNLVDEAAKAEADGHVEVVAVWSHLACADELGHPSIDNQALRFRRAYERARTAGLGPIRHLANSAAVLTRPDLHFEMVRPGIAVYGLDPVPQDGDHGLRPAMTFRSSVSLTKRVAAGESVSYGHTWTADRPVNLALVPVGYADGVPRTLSGRMSVWLAGRRRPVVGRVCMDQLVVLCDDDVVREGDEVILFGPGDRGEPTAAEWADELGTIHYEIVTGMYRPRVTRTVVGERA, encoded by the coding sequence ATGAGTGACCAGCACGCGCACCGCGCTGACCTGCGCATCGACGTCGACGCGATCCGCCACAACGTCGGGGTGCTCGCGGCCCGCGCCGCCGGCGCCCGCACGATGGTGATCGTCAAGTCCGACGGCTACGGCCACGGCACGGTGACCGTCGCCAGGGCCGCCCTCGAGGCGGGCGCGGGCCAGATCGGCGTCGCGGCCCTCGGCGAGGCGGTCGCCCTGCGCGAAGCCGGGATCACCGCGCCGCTGATGTGCTGGCTGTACTCCCGCGGCGACGACTTCGCCCCCGCGCTGCGGCACGGCGTCGAGCTGTCGGCCTCGTCGGTGCGCGGGCTGCGCGAGATCGCCGCGACGGCCGCCGAGCTCGGCCTCGTCGCCCGGCTGCATCTGAAGATCGACACCGGGCTGTGCCGCAGCGGCTGCCCGGAAGCCGAGTGGCCGAACCTGGTCGACGAGGCCGCGAAGGCAGAGGCCGACGGGCACGTCGAGGTCGTGGCCGTCTGGTCGCACCTGGCCTGCGCCGACGAGCTCGGCCACCCGTCGATCGACAACCAGGCCCTGCGCTTCCGGCGCGCCTACGAGCGGGCGCGCACCGCGGGGCTGGGCCCGATCCGCCACCTCGCGAACTCCGCCGCGGTGCTGACCCGCCCGGACCTGCACTTCGAGATGGTGCGACCGGGCATCGCCGTCTACGGCCTGGACCCGGTTCCCCAGGACGGCGACCACGGGCTGCGGCCCGCGATGACCTTCCGCTCGTCGGTGTCGCTGACCAAGCGCGTCGCCGCGGGCGAGAGCGTGTCCTACGGGCACACTTGGACGGCCGACCGGCCGGTGAACCTGGCGCTGGTGCCGGTCGGCTACGCCGACGGGGTGCCGCGGACGCTGTCCGGCCGGATGTCGGTGTGGCTGGCGGGCAGGCGCCGGCCGGTCGTGGGGCGGGTGTGCATGGATCAGCTCGTCGTGCTCTGCGACGACGACGTGGTGCGGGAGGGCGACGAGGTGATCCTCTTCGGTCCCGGCGACCGGGGCGAGCCGACCGCCGCCGAGTGGGCGGACGAGCTTGGCACCATCCACTACGAGATCGTCACGGGCATGTACCGGCCGAGGGTGACCCGCACCGTCGTCGGGGAGCGGGCATGA
- a CDS encoding holo-ACP synthase produces MIVGIGTDLVGVVRFGESLERTPALAERVFTPAERRTRDGAARSVTSLAARFAAKEAAAKALGVPSGCRFTDCEVVQADDGRPSLRVSGRLARAAEVRGVTAWHVSLTHDAEMASAFVVAEA; encoded by the coding sequence GTGATCGTCGGCATCGGCACGGACCTGGTCGGCGTCGTCCGCTTCGGCGAGTCGCTGGAGCGCACGCCCGCGCTGGCCGAGCGCGTGTTCACCCCGGCGGAGCGGCGGACCCGCGACGGCGCGGCGCGTTCGGTCACCTCGCTGGCCGCGCGGTTCGCCGCCAAGGAGGCGGCCGCCAAGGCGCTCGGCGTGCCGTCGGGGTGCCGGTTCACCGACTGCGAGGTCGTGCAGGCCGACGACGGCAGGCCGTCGCTGCGGGTGTCGGGCCGGTTGGCGCGGGCCGCCGAGGTCCGGGGTGTCACCGCCTGGCACGTCTCGCTCACCCACGACGCGGAGATGGCGTCGGCGTTCGTGGTGGCCGAAGCCTGA
- the glmS gene encoding glutamine--fructose-6-phosphate transaminase (isomerizing), with amino-acid sequence MCGIVGYVGHRQALGVVLDGLRRLEYRGYDSAGVALLDGSGGLAVERAAGALSNLEARLAEFDGDRFEGTAGMGHTRWATHGAPTDRNAHPHRDVAGRVAVVHNGIIENFAELRAELEAAGVEMSSDTDTETTAHLIAAAYTNGSTAGDLTASVSAVVRRLEGAFTLVVTHADDPDRVVAARRNSPLVVGVGEGETFLASDVAAFIEHTRDAVELGQDQVVTITCDGYEVTDFAGEPVEARPFTVDWDLSAAEKGGHDYFMLKEIEEQPGALENTLRGHFHDGGIILDEQRLTEQDLRDIDKVFVVACGTAYHSGLLAKYAIEHWCRIPVEVELASEFRYRDPVLGRDTLVVAISQSGETADTLEAVRHARTQRARVLAICNTNGAQIPRESDAVLYTHAGPEIGVAATKTFVSQIAANYLVGLALAQARGTKYADEVAREFSALAAMPEAVRQTLGTVDQMRALGQKLADSKAVLFLGRHVGYPIALEGALKLKELAYMHAEGFAAGELKHGPIALIEDGLPVVVVMPSAKGRALLHSKMLSNIREIQARGARTIVIAEEGDETVRPFADELVEIPAVPTLLQPLVSTVPLQVLAAEIARARGYDVDKPRNLAKSVTVE; translated from the coding sequence GTGTGCGGAATCGTGGGTTACGTAGGACATCGCCAGGCGCTGGGCGTGGTGCTCGACGGGCTCAGGAGGCTCGAGTACCGCGGTTACGACTCCGCCGGCGTGGCGCTGCTGGACGGCTCCGGCGGTCTGGCCGTCGAGCGGGCTGCCGGTGCGCTGTCGAACCTCGAGGCGCGGCTGGCCGAGTTCGACGGTGACCGCTTCGAGGGAACCGCGGGCATGGGCCACACGAGGTGGGCCACCCACGGCGCGCCCACCGACCGCAACGCCCACCCGCACCGCGACGTCGCGGGCCGGGTCGCGGTGGTGCACAACGGCATCATCGAGAACTTCGCCGAGCTGCGCGCCGAGCTGGAGGCCGCCGGTGTCGAGATGTCCAGCGACACCGACACCGAGACCACGGCGCACCTGATCGCCGCCGCCTACACCAACGGCAGCACCGCGGGCGACCTCACCGCCAGCGTCTCGGCCGTGGTCCGCCGCCTCGAGGGCGCGTTCACGCTGGTCGTCACGCACGCCGACGACCCCGACCGGGTCGTGGCCGCGCGCCGCAACTCGCCGCTGGTCGTCGGGGTCGGCGAGGGCGAGACCTTCCTGGCCTCCGACGTGGCGGCCTTCATCGAGCACACCCGCGACGCCGTGGAGCTCGGCCAGGACCAGGTCGTGACCATCACCTGCGACGGCTACGAGGTCACCGACTTCGCAGGCGAGCCGGTCGAGGCGCGTCCGTTCACCGTCGACTGGGACCTGTCGGCCGCCGAGAAGGGCGGCCACGACTACTTCATGCTCAAGGAGATCGAGGAGCAGCCGGGCGCGCTGGAGAACACGCTGCGCGGCCACTTCCACGACGGCGGCATCATCCTCGACGAGCAGCGGCTGACCGAGCAGGACCTGCGCGACATCGACAAGGTCTTCGTGGTGGCCTGCGGCACGGCCTACCACTCGGGTCTGCTGGCCAAGTACGCCATCGAGCACTGGTGCCGGATCCCCGTCGAGGTCGAGCTGGCCAGCGAGTTCCGCTACCGCGACCCGGTGCTCGGCCGCGACACGCTGGTGGTGGCGATCTCGCAGTCCGGTGAGACCGCCGACACCCTCGAAGCCGTCCGGCACGCGCGCACGCAGCGCGCCCGGGTGCTGGCGATCTGCAACACCAACGGCGCGCAGATCCCGCGCGAGTCCGACGCGGTGCTCTACACCCACGCGGGCCCGGAGATCGGGGTCGCGGCGACCAAGACCTTCGTCTCGCAGATCGCGGCGAACTACCTGGTCGGCCTGGCGCTGGCGCAGGCGCGCGGCACCAAGTACGCCGACGAGGTCGCCCGCGAGTTCTCCGCGCTGGCCGCGATGCCCGAAGCGGTCCGCCAGACGCTGGGCACCGTCGACCAGATGCGCGCGCTCGGCCAGAAGCTGGCCGACTCCAAGGCGGTGCTGTTCCTGGGCAGGCACGTCGGCTACCCGATCGCGCTGGAGGGTGCGCTCAAGCTCAAGGAGCTCGCCTACATGCACGCCGAGGGCTTCGCCGCCGGTGAGCTCAAGCACGGCCCGATCGCGCTGATCGAGGACGGCCTGCCGGTGGTCGTGGTGATGCCCTCGGCCAAGGGACGGGCGCTGCTGCACTCCAAGATGCTGTCCAACATCCGCGAGATCCAGGCCCGCGGCGCGCGCACCATCGTCATCGCCGAGGAGGGCGACGAGACGGTGCGGCCGTTCGCCGACGAGCTCGTCGAGATCCCGGCGGTGCCGACGCTGCTGCAGCCGCTGGTGTCCACGGTGCCGTTGCAGGTGCTGGCCGCCGAGATCGCGCGTGCGCGCGGCTACGACGTCGACAAGCCGCGCAACCTGGCCAAGTCCGTCACGGTGGAGTGA
- a CDS encoding dienelactone hydrolase family protein — translation MARTAKKALEELSRRGPHEVLHGDLAVVGLPGIVCTPREGLGLPAVAFGHGWLQPPRRYLGLLRHLASWGVVVAAPGTQGGLFPSHRLFSSDLRTALDICVNVRLGEGRISVDGERLALAGHAMGGGCAVLAAAEDERVRAVATLAASETHPSAFVAAKAAHVPGLHLAGANDLLAPPVSNAEPIAQAWGGPVQLRTLKKASHLGFAEGRHWTELLLHGRSEWGTQRIAKAMVTAFLLRTLTGDRRGDALLEGDLPGAAIDHAHTRGGLVSVEPADKRKSRRRRKAA, via the coding sequence ATGGCGCGGACTGCCAAGAAGGCACTCGAAGAACTGTCCCGGCGGGGCCCGCACGAGGTGCTGCACGGCGACCTCGCCGTCGTCGGCCTGCCGGGGATCGTCTGCACGCCGCGCGAGGGTCTCGGCCTGCCGGCCGTGGCCTTCGGACACGGGTGGTTGCAGCCGCCGCGACGCTACCTCGGGCTGCTGCGGCACCTCGCGTCGTGGGGCGTCGTGGTCGCCGCCCCGGGTACGCAGGGCGGCCTGTTCCCGTCGCACCGGCTGTTCTCCTCGGACCTGCGCACGGCCCTGGACATCTGCGTGAACGTCCGGCTCGGCGAGGGGCGCATCAGCGTGGACGGCGAGCGGCTCGCGCTCGCCGGGCACGCCATGGGCGGCGGCTGCGCCGTGCTCGCCGCCGCCGAGGACGAGCGCGTGCGCGCCGTGGCGACCCTGGCCGCGTCGGAAACCCACCCCTCGGCGTTCGTGGCGGCCAAGGCGGCGCACGTGCCCGGCCTGCACCTCGCGGGCGCCAACGACCTGCTCGCGCCGCCGGTCTCCAACGCCGAACCGATCGCGCAGGCGTGGGGCGGACCGGTGCAGCTGCGGACCCTGAAGAAGGCCAGCCACCTCGGCTTCGCCGAGGGGCGCCACTGGACGGAGCTGCTGCTGCACGGCAGGTCGGAGTGGGGCACCCAGCGCATCGCCAAGGCGATGGTCACGGCCTTCCTGCTGCGGACCCTCACCGGCGACCGGCGCGGGGACGCCCTGCTGGAGGGCGACCTCCCCGGCGCGGCGATCGACCACGCGCACACCCGCGGCGGCCTGGTGTCGGTGGAGCCGGCGGACAAGCGGAAGTCACGCCGCCGGCGCAAGGCGGCGTGA
- a CDS encoding WXG100 family type VII secretion target, which yields MSDNYPDHPSWAEVKKVLDDPNVPVAQKQDLIRNLKDESHIMPHKEYRRVQDSDSDENPMDASDKVRDELAEYEKKYPVDYDKTSSASESTDLKGSYDAAKKSADAEGGYDKAVKDGKGALEDIKRKSSDGSAGVSNSNELLDKGKPALEYFSNFSPIYKDVPGHLKQPPKGDTSREGVEKRYDEQRDINFANFQADIEELKNAAKTQRDQSKAMADRMTGVWNGWSGGASQASQKAFADMNAGASKVGDYLSDTAEIAGQAIHQVSDHVNTKTSKVLDCIKDVSTVDGKGKDQVRKIVDVATNNFDDDKLKEVCGYFNIEVDDGCLDDDNFKTKVANKAQEWIGSVFSPNFQEKYNGVIGVCDEAKKAVDDAWKVLTDHLGKVEEDPFKNPGGNDKPGGEQKPGGGGQQGGGSGGGGGTGGGSGGGGTGGGAGGGAGAGGGGGMGDMPKPPEMPKPPEMPEMPQPGGPGGAAGGAGGGAGDQPEKVTLGEGKDAVSITEPGKDGTVPVQVIGEDGKPKTYDVQFPPEGGAPGQPMPGVTTMPGQGGAVPGGVGTPVGGMPGSAPGMPGQAPGMGGGLPGGVGASPGVPPQVGGMPAEGGQAGIPVQPGPDGKAVIHEGDRTITLERTPDGEIKVNIDNGGGQPPLNQTVDFGDDEPGAVPPPRIGEVPETASAFAGGAAAPVGPEGAGFAPPVGAEPAAAAAAPGAGPLPPFDGGSAMPGFDGGAVGAAPGHDGGAPSFGGGSAMPAYDGGGASAAPAYDGGAPSFGGGSAMPTYDGGGVGEPQPAGAAAGPAATAPQSASTNMFSSFGDGGQNSFGSASGQLFGGLGQEPGQPGGPQQPGFQQPGGVPFGQGPGGHAGATGLASMSDAAAGSPQGATGLGSMADSGGGAGASQSAASSQAAMGGGMMGGMGGMGGGGAQQGGDQERQNSSPWRTQGQLFDDGVDPSNVRFRSVLGEDKGR from the coding sequence GTGAGCGACAACTACCCCGACCACCCGTCGTGGGCCGAGGTCAAGAAGGTCCTCGACGACCCCAACGTTCCGGTAGCCCAGAAGCAGGACCTCATCCGCAATCTCAAGGATGAGTCCCACATCATGCCGCACAAGGAATATCGCCGGGTTCAGGACTCTGATTCCGACGAGAATCCGATGGACGCCAGCGACAAGGTCCGCGACGAGCTCGCCGAGTACGAGAAGAAGTACCCCGTCGATTACGACAAGACTTCTTCGGCGTCCGAGAGCACCGACCTCAAGGGCTCCTACGACGCGGCCAAGAAGAGCGCCGACGCCGAGGGCGGCTACGACAAGGCGGTCAAGGACGGCAAGGGCGCTCTGGAGGACATCAAGCGCAAGTCCTCCGACGGCAGCGCCGGGGTGAGCAACTCCAACGAGCTGCTGGACAAGGGCAAGCCCGCGCTGGAGTACTTCAGTAACTTCTCGCCGATCTACAAGGACGTCCCCGGCCACCTGAAGCAGCCGCCGAAGGGCGACACCTCCAGGGAGGGCGTCGAGAAGCGCTACGACGAGCAGCGCGACATCAACTTCGCCAACTTCCAGGCCGACATCGAAGAGCTGAAAAACGCCGCCAAGACCCAGCGCGACCAGAGCAAGGCCATGGCCGACCGGATGACCGGCGTCTGGAACGGCTGGAGCGGCGGCGCGTCGCAGGCGTCGCAGAAGGCGTTCGCCGACATGAACGCGGGGGCCTCCAAGGTCGGTGACTACCTCAGCGACACCGCGGAGATCGCGGGCCAGGCGATCCACCAGGTGTCCGACCACGTCAACACCAAGACGTCGAAGGTCCTCGACTGCATCAAGGACGTCAGCACGGTCGACGGCAAGGGCAAGGACCAGGTCCGCAAGATCGTCGACGTCGCGACCAACAACTTCGACGACGACAAGCTCAAAGAGGTCTGCGGCTACTTCAACATCGAGGTCGACGACGGCTGCCTCGACGACGACAACTTCAAGACCAAGGTCGCCAACAAGGCCCAGGAATGGATCGGCAGCGTCTTCTCCCCGAACTTCCAGGAGAAGTACAACGGCGTCATCGGTGTCTGCGACGAGGCCAAGAAGGCCGTCGACGACGCGTGGAAGGTGCTGACCGACCACCTCGGCAAGGTCGAGGAGGACCCGTTCAAGAACCCCGGCGGCAATGACAAGCCGGGTGGAGAGCAGAAGCCCGGTGGCGGTGGCCAGCAGGGCGGCGGCTCCGGCGGTGGCGGCGGTACCGGGGGAGGCTCCGGTGGCGGCGGTACCGGCGGCGGAGCCGGTGGTGGCGCGGGTGCCGGCGGTGGCGGCGGCATGGGCGACATGCCGAAACCTCCGGAGATGCCGAAGCCGCCGGAGATGCCCGAGATGCCGCAGCCGGGCGGTCCCGGCGGTGCTGCCGGAGGCGCCGGGGGCGGTGCGGGCGACCAGCCCGAGAAGGTCACCCTCGGCGAGGGCAAGGACGCGGTCAGCATCACCGAGCCCGGCAAGGACGGCACCGTGCCGGTCCAGGTGATCGGCGAGGACGGCAAGCCCAAGACCTACGACGTGCAGTTCCCGCCCGAAGGCGGCGCTCCCGGCCAGCCGATGCCCGGTGTCACGACGATGCCCGGACAGGGCGGCGCCGTGCCCGGCGGGGTCGGGACCCCGGTGGGCGGTATGCCCGGATCCGCTCCCGGCATGCCCGGCCAGGCGCCAGGGATGGGAGGTGGCCTGCCGGGCGGTGTTGGGGCCTCGCCGGGAGTGCCCCCGCAGGTCGGCGGCATGCCAGCCGAAGGCGGCCAGGCCGGCATCCCGGTGCAGCCCGGACCCGACGGCAAGGCCGTCATCCACGAAGGCGACCGCACGATCACGCTGGAGCGCACGCCGGACGGCGAGATCAAGGTCAACATCGACAACGGTGGTGGTCAGCCGCCGCTGAACCAGACCGTCGACTTCGGCGACGACGAGCCCGGAGCCGTCCCGCCGCCGCGGATCGGCGAGGTGCCGGAAACCGCGTCCGCGTTCGCGGGCGGCGCGGCGGCGCCTGTCGGCCCGGAGGGCGCGGGTTTCGCGCCGCCGGTCGGTGCCGAGCCCGCCGCGGCTGCCGCGGCGCCCGGCGCGGGCCCGCTGCCTCCGTTCGACGGCGGTAGCGCGATGCCGGGCTTCGACGGTGGTGCGGTGGGCGCTGCGCCGGGGCATGACGGCGGCGCTCCGTCGTTCGGCGGCGGCAGCGCGATGCCCGCCTACGACGGCGGTGGCGCAAGTGCGGCGCCCGCCTACGACGGCGGTGCTCCTTCGTTCGGCGGTGGCAGCGCCATGCCGACCTACGACGGCGGTGGCGTCGGCGAACCGCAGCCCGCGGGTGCGGCGGCGGGACCGGCCGCGACGGCTCCGCAGTCGGCCAGCACGAACATGTTCAGCAGCTTCGGCGACGGTGGCCAGAACTCCTTCGGCAGCGCTTCCGGCCAGCTCTTCGGCGGGCTCGGCCAGGAGCCCGGCCAGCCCGGCGGACCGCAGCAGCCGGGATTCCAGCAGCCCGGTGGCGTGCCCTTCGGGCAGGGCCCAGGTGGCCACGCCGGAGCAACGGGTCTGGCCTCGATGAGCGACGCCGCGGCGGGCAGCCCGCAAGGTGCCACTGGCCTCGGCTCGATGGCCGACTCCGGCGGTGGGGCCGGTGCGAGCCAGAGCGCCGCTTCCAGCCAGGCCGCCATGGGCGGCGGCATGATGGGCGGCATGGGTGGCATGGGCGGTGGCGGTGCCCAGCAGGGCGGCGACCAGGAGCGGCAGAACTCCAGCCCGTGGCGCACCCAGGGCCAGCTGTTCGACGACGGCGTCGACCCGTCCAACGTGCGGTTCCGTTCGGTCCTCGGCGAAGACAAGGGGCGGTGA
- a CDS encoding type VII secretion target has translation MTGIGANTGELASAATSIKGCSDAIGELKKGIEASKLGAGDFGREHKGAAQPYFDGLKKLGKAIEKNAQVTDDYANKLNSAARGYEWDDAANADTIKQSGGGQ, from the coding sequence GTGACTGGGATCGGTGCCAACACCGGTGAACTCGCATCCGCCGCGACATCCATCAAGGGATGCTCGGATGCGATCGGTGAGCTCAAGAAGGGGATCGAAGCCTCGAAGCTGGGGGCGGGTGATTTCGGGCGCGAGCACAAGGGTGCCGCGCAGCCCTATTTCGACGGGCTCAAAAAGCTCGGCAAGGCGATCGAGAAGAACGCCCAGGTCACCGATGACTACGCGAACAAGCTGAATTCCGCGGCCCGCGGCTACGAGTGGGATGACGCCGCCAACGCCGACACCATCAAGCAGTCGGGCGGTGGGCAGTGA
- the glmM gene encoding phosphoglucosamine mutase: MSRLFGTDGVRGLANADLTPELALSVASAAARVLYERDDSRRRVALVGRDPRASGEMLEAAVTAGLTSAGADVLRVGVLPTPAVAHLVSAMRADLGVMISASHNPMPDNGIKLFAAGGHKLPDAVEDEIADRLDERVDRPTGAAVGRARDVPDAGSRYVDHLLEATPQPLDGLRVVVDCANGAAAAVAPSAYRLAGAEVIALNAEPDGLNINEGVGSTHLDGLRAAVREHRADLGLAHDGDADRCLAVDATGSVVDGDQIMAILAVAMKEAGELADDTLVTTVMSNLGLHLAMREHGVKLRTTAVGDRYVLAELREGGFSLGGEQSGHVVLPDHATTGDGLLTALRLMGRVVETGRSLAELAATMTRLPQVLVNVRVADKATACGAPEVAKAVAEAEAELGDEGRVLLRPSGTEQLVRVMVEARSEGTAQRVAGRLAELVAAIR, encoded by the coding sequence ATGTCCCGGTTGTTCGGCACTGACGGAGTACGAGGGCTGGCCAACGCCGATCTCACGCCCGAGCTGGCGCTGTCGGTGGCATCGGCGGCGGCGCGGGTGCTCTACGAACGCGACGACTCCCGGCGCAGGGTGGCGCTGGTCGGCCGGGACCCGCGGGCGAGCGGTGAGATGCTGGAGGCCGCGGTGACCGCGGGCCTGACCTCGGCGGGCGCCGACGTGCTGCGGGTGGGCGTGCTGCCGACACCGGCGGTCGCGCACCTGGTCTCGGCGATGCGGGCGGACCTGGGCGTGATGATCTCCGCCTCGCACAACCCGATGCCCGACAACGGGATCAAGCTGTTCGCGGCGGGCGGGCACAAGCTGCCGGACGCGGTCGAGGACGAGATCGCCGACCGGCTCGACGAGCGCGTCGACCGGCCGACCGGGGCCGCCGTGGGGCGCGCGCGCGACGTCCCCGACGCGGGCAGCCGCTACGTCGACCACCTGCTCGAAGCCACCCCGCAGCCGCTGGACGGCCTGCGCGTCGTGGTCGACTGCGCCAACGGCGCCGCCGCCGCGGTCGCGCCCTCGGCGTACCGGCTGGCCGGGGCCGAGGTGATCGCCCTCAACGCCGAACCCGACGGTCTCAACATCAACGAGGGCGTCGGCTCCACCCACCTCGACGGGCTGCGCGCCGCGGTCCGCGAGCACCGCGCCGACCTCGGCCTCGCGCACGACGGCGACGCCGACCGCTGCCTGGCGGTGGACGCCACCGGCTCGGTCGTCGACGGCGACCAGATCATGGCGATCCTCGCGGTGGCGATGAAGGAGGCCGGCGAGCTCGCCGACGACACCCTCGTCACGACCGTGATGAGCAACCTCGGCCTGCACCTGGCGATGCGCGAGCACGGGGTCAAGCTGCGCACCACCGCCGTCGGCGACCGCTACGTGCTGGCCGAGCTGCGCGAGGGCGGCTTCTCGCTGGGCGGGGAGCAGTCCGGGCACGTGGTGCTGCCGGATCACGCCACCACCGGTGACGGCCTGCTCACGGCACTGCGGCTGATGGGCCGGGTGGTGGAGACCGGCCGGTCGCTGGCCGAGCTGGCGGCGACGATGACCCGGCTCCCGCAGGTGCTGGTCAACGTCCGGGTCGCGGACAAGGCGACGGCGTGCGGCGCGCCCGAGGTGGCGAAGGCCGTGGCGGAGGCCGAGGCCGAGCTGGGCGACGAGGGCCGCGTTCTGCTGCGGCCGTCGGGCACCGAGCAGCTCGTGCGCGTGATGGTCGAGGCGCGCAGCGAGGGGACCGCGCAGCGGGTGGCCGGGCGTTTGGCCGAACTTGTTGCCGCGATTCGGTGA
- the rpsI gene encoding 30S ribosomal protein S9, whose amino-acid sequence MTAPADEAPAVEDAPVAEDIAPVPAGRPVQTVGRRKEAVVRVRLVPGNGGFKLNGKSLEQYFPNKVHQQLIKEPLVTVERVESFDVAATLRGGGPSGQAGALRMAIARALVELDADDRPALKKAGMLTRDSREKERKKYGLKKARKAPQYSKR is encoded by the coding sequence GTGACCGCTCCGGCCGACGAAGCCCCGGCCGTCGAGGACGCCCCCGTCGCCGAGGACATCGCGCCGGTGCCCGCCGGTCGTCCGGTGCAGACGGTCGGTCGCCGCAAGGAGGCCGTGGTCCGCGTCCGGCTGGTGCCGGGCAACGGTGGCTTCAAGCTCAACGGCAAGAGCCTGGAGCAGTACTTCCCGAACAAGGTCCACCAGCAGCTCATCAAGGAGCCCCTGGTGACCGTCGAGCGGGTCGAGAGCTTCGACGTGGCGGCCACCCTGCGCGGCGGCGGCCCGTCCGGTCAGGCCGGCGCGCTGCGCATGGCCATCGCCCGCGCGCTCGTCGAGCTGGACGCCGACGACCGCCCGGCGCTGAAGAAGGCCGGCATGCTCACCCGTGACTCGCGGGAGAAGGAGCGCAAGAAGTACGGCCTCAAGAAGGCCCGCAAGGCTCCGCAGTACAGCAAGCGCTGA
- the rplM gene encoding 50S ribosomal protein L13 gives MRTYSPKAGEVTHAWHVIDAEDVVLGRLATQAALLLRGKHKPTYAPHVDTGDFVVVVNAEKVALTGNKRDQAFHYRHSGYPGGLRKQSFGQVLDKHPERLLEKAIKGMLPKNKLGRAMGKKLKVYAGPEHPHQAQNPQPFEINAKVEK, from the coding sequence GTGCGCACGTACAGCCCGAAGGCCGGCGAGGTGACCCACGCCTGGCATGTGATCGACGCCGAGGACGTGGTGCTCGGCCGGCTGGCTACCCAGGCCGCGCTGCTGCTGCGCGGCAAGCACAAGCCGACCTACGCTCCGCACGTCGACACCGGCGACTTCGTCGTCGTCGTCAACGCCGAGAAGGTGGCCCTCACCGGTAACAAGCGGGACCAGGCGTTCCACTACCGGCACAGCGGCTACCCCGGCGGTCTGCGGAAGCAGTCCTTCGGGCAGGTGCTGGACAAGCACCCCGAGCGGCTGCTCGAGAAGGCGATCAAGGGCATGCTGCCGAAGAACAAGCTCGGCCGGGCCATGGGCAAGAAGCTCAAGGTCTACGCCGGTCCCGAGCACCCGCACCAGGCCCAGAACCCGCAGCCGTTCGAGATCAACGCGAAGGTCGAGAAGTGA
- a CDS encoding WXG100 family type VII secretion target — protein sequence MEIKVDFGQLSQAADDLGQAATKIQGELDELEQMLKPLVSTWEGQAQEAYRQAQEEWDKAAANMQEIAAKMGMAVSTANEAYQQGESRNAARFGG from the coding sequence ATGGAAATCAAGGTTGACTTCGGCCAGCTGAGCCAGGCCGCCGACGACCTCGGCCAGGCCGCCACCAAGATCCAGGGCGAGCTGGACGAGCTGGAGCAGATGCTCAAGCCGCTGGTCTCCACCTGGGAGGGCCAGGCCCAGGAGGCCTACCGCCAGGCGCAGGAGGAGTGGGACAAGGCCGCGGCCAACATGCAGGAGATCGCCGCCAAGATGGGCATGGCCGTCTCCACCGCGAACGAGGCCTACCAGCAGGGTGAGTCGCGCAACGCCGCCCGCTTCGGTGGCTGA
- a CDS encoding WXG100 family type VII secretion target, giving the protein MSGFAGDVEIIDKASGQIDEVRGNIEQAVNTLQGQMEPVLANWKGGASDVFRKLMDAFQENAKKINDKLNELSENVKSSGQDYAQREEEQAQEISKIEGLLG; this is encoded by the coding sequence ATGAGCGGTTTCGCAGGTGACGTTGAGATCATCGACAAGGCTTCGGGTCAGATCGACGAGGTCCGCGGCAACATCGAGCAGGCCGTGAACACCCTGCAGGGCCAGATGGAGCCGGTCCTGGCGAACTGGAAGGGTGGCGCCTCCGACGTCTTCCGGAAGCTGATGGACGCCTTCCAGGAGAACGCGAAGAAGATCAACGACAAGCTGAACGAGCTCAGCGAGAACGTCAAGAGCTCCGGCCAGGACTACGCGCAGCGCGAAGAGGAGCAGGCGCAGGAGATCTCCAAGATCGAGGGCCTGCTGGGCTGA